From the Carassius auratus strain Wakin unplaced genomic scaffold, ASM336829v1 scaf_tig00018356, whole genome shotgun sequence genome, one window contains:
- the LOC113076033 gene encoding serine/threonine-protein kinase pim-2-like — protein sequence MFQRPCRVHPLTESQVCDLSTPPNPSSSTEEQHPHESTADAAEGNDQERKVMEKGKKKKKWWRLSSLFGAVKKHLKRSSNPVQGEEELQQEQEQSEGVKNQNQCKDRCSDDYTVRHNLVSDQLCEGGFDAEATRLKDDPELGSPQRLPAEKDLNILANRGPDSHGCDLSTPPNPSSSTEEQHPHESTADAAEGNDQERKVMEKEKKKKKWWRVASFYGAVKKHLKRSSNPVQGEEELKQEQEQQREKVKNQKEQKARCSDDFISSHYQLGDLLGEGGFGSVYEARRLEDDLKVAVKYVNKTETYRQSLYIPGYQQLVPLEIALTILANKGPRVPEIIQLLDWKDYNDHFVMILECPSPCETLKDFVGRQGGRLNESLARRVMMQVTKAANVCCQRQVFHRDIKLSNLLINNQTLEVKLIDFGCGDILRTTVYMSYSGTATYVPPEFHIKGKYHGKPATVWSLGVLLFKIVAGYYPGFLDLHMLKLHLWSKTGLSNECCRLLRALLQIKPKNRIQLEEILSHKWFTVTT from the exons ATGTTTCAGCGACCTTGTCGAGTTCATCCGTTGACGGAGAGTCAGGTGTGTGATCTCAGCACCCCCCCAAaccccagcagcagcacagaggaacaacatcctcatgagagcactgctgatgctgctgagggAAACGACCAGGAGAGGAAGGTGATGGAGAaagggaagaagaaaaagaagtggtgGAGGTTGTCTTCTTTGTTTGGAGctgtgaagaaacatctgaagcGCAGCTCGAACCCAGTTCAGGGTGAAGAAGAGCTGCAGCAAGAGCAAGAGCAGAGTGAGGGAGTGAAGAACCAGAACCAGTGTAAAGACAGATGCAGTGATG ACTACACTGTCAGACACAACCTCGTGAGTGATCAGCTGTGTGAAGGTGGATTTGACGCTGAGGCGACACGTTTGAAGGATGACCCTGAA CTTGGATCTCCACAACGTCTTCCAGCGGAGAAGGATCTCAACATCCTGGCAAATAGAGGCCCAGATAGCCACGGATGTGATCTCAGCACCCCCCCAAaccccagcagcagcacagaggaacaacatcctcatgaaagcactgctgatgctgctgagggAAACGACCAGGAGAGGAAGGTgatggagaaagagaagaagaaaaagaagtggtgGAGGGTGGCCTCTTTCTACGGAGctgtgaagaaacatctgaagcGCAGCTCGAACCCAGTTCAGGGTGAAGAAGAGCTGAAACAAGAGCaagagcagcagagagagaaagtgaagaaccagaaagaacagaaagccagatgcagtgatg ACTTCATTTCCAGCCactaccagctgggtgatctgctGGGTGAAGGTGGATTTGGTTCTGTGTATGAGGCGAGACGTTTGGAGGATGACCTTAAA GTGGCGGTCAAATATGTTAATAAGACCGAAACCTACAGGCAAAGTTTATACATT CCTGGATATCAGCAGCTTGTTCCACTGGAGATCGCCCTCACAATCCTGGCTAATAAAGGCCCCAGAGTGCCAGAGATCATCCAGCTGCTGGACTGGAAGGACTACAATGACCATTTCGTCATGATCCTTGAATGTCCCTCTCCTTGCGAGACTTTGAAAGACTTTGTGGGGCGTCAGGGTGGACGTCTCAACGAGAGCTTAGCACGGCGAGTCATGATGCAGGTGACTAAAGCTGCGAACGTGTGCTGCCAGCGCCAAGTGTTCCACCGTGACATCAAACTGAGCAACCTTCTCATCAACAACCAGACACTTGAAGTCAAACTAATTGACTTTGGGTGTGGGGACATTCTGAGGACAACTGTCTACATGTCATACTCTG GCACAGCAACATACGTCCCTCCTGAGTTTCACATAAAGGGAAAGTACCACGGCAAGCCTGCGACGGTTTGGTCACTGGGGGttctgttatttaaaatagtggCCGGATATTATCCAGGTTTCTTAGATCTGCACATGCTCAAACTGCATCTCTGGTCCAAAACTGGTCTGTCAAATG AATGCTGCAGATTGCTCCGCGCTCTCCTGCAAATAAAGCCAAAGAACCGAATTCAGCTGGAGGAAATCCTTTCCCACAAGTGGTTTACG gtCACCACATAA